One window of Triticum dicoccoides isolate Atlit2015 ecotype Zavitan chromosome 5A, WEW_v2.0, whole genome shotgun sequence genomic DNA carries:
- the LOC119298706 gene encoding NADH-ubiquinone oxidoreductase chain 2-like, whose amino-acid sequence MWAPDIYEGSPTPVTAFLSIAPKISISANMSRVSIVASYGGTLQQIFFFCSIASMILGALATMAQTKVKRPLAHSSIGHVGYIRTGFSCGTIEGIQSLLIGIFIYASMTIDAFAIVPALRQTRVKYIADLGALAKTNPISAMTFSITMFSYAGIPPLAGFCSKFYLFFAALGCGAYFLAPVGVVTSVIGHWAAGRLP is encoded by the coding sequence ATGTGGGCACCTGATATCTATGAGGGTTCACCCACCCCGGTGACAGCATTCCTTTCTATTGCGCCTAAAATCTCTATTTCTGCAAATATGTcacgtgtttctattgttgcttccTATGGGGGTACATTACAACAAATCTTCTTTTTCTGCAGCATTGCTTCTATGATCTTAGGAGCACTGGCCACCATGGCCCAAACGAAAGTCAAAAGACCTCTAGCTCATAGTTCGATTGGACATGTAGGTTATATTCGTACTGGTTTCTCATGTGGAACCATAGAAGGAATTCAATCACTACTAATTGGTATATTTATTTATGCATCAATGACGATAGATGCATTCGCCATAGTTCCAGCATTACGGCAAACCCGTGTCAAATATATAGCGGATTTGGGCGCTCTAGCCAAAACGAATCCTATTTCGGCTATGACCTTCTCCATTACAATGTTCTCATACGCAGGAATACCCCCGTTAGCCGGCTTTTGTAGCAAATTCTATTTGTTCTTCGCCGCTTTGGGTTGTGGGGCTTACTTCCTAGCCCCAGTGGGAGTAGTGACTAGCGTTATAGGTCATTGGGCGGCCGGAAGGTTGCCATGA